A window of Apium graveolens cultivar Ventura chromosome 8, ASM990537v1, whole genome shotgun sequence contains these coding sequences:
- the LOC141679427 gene encoding protein FAR1-RELATED SEQUENCE 5-like yields MNLLSETCGGIEKIGFSAQDVRNVIRDIRRRIFDSGDAECGLVLLRDLQKQSDGNFFYRVDVDEENRVRGLVWVDPRSLNAYKNFGDMVTFDSTYRTNRYDMPFILITGVNHHYQNILFGFALIRDEKETTYRWVLKTWLEAVDNKPPITIITDQDIALSNAISEVMPNTNHTYCTWHISSKFPEKLSTLYTQYSEFKTDFNACIYKSLSPTEFEGRWEDLKEKYDLENHNWLNDMYAIRRQWVFAFTKQHFAAGMTTTSRSESMNSFFDEYVKASTGLKEFIENSQKALDSQYLREVQADFDTEYKERRLFSNSSMEIHASKIYTKEMFKRFQKELQKSQSFVVKSMKGCGDYLSKMYLVEKSTLPEINRRNFFLKISIDGSYSCTCKKFEHSGMICRHMIRYLNKKQKTMIPPDLVTMRWTINGNKVAGPLPCTPRMLGNVVESQTARYSGLCKAFQDYPRNEPLRHPQ; encoded by the exons ATGAATTTACTTAGTGAGACGTGTGGTGGTATTGAAAAAATTGGTTTTTCCGCTCAAGACGTACGAAATGTAATACGTGACATTCGAAGACGGATTTTTGATTCCGGTGATGCGGAGTGTGGATTGGTTTTGTTACGAGACTTGCAAAAACAAAGTGATGGCAATTTTTTCTACCGAGTGGATGTGGATGAGGAGAATCGGGTTAGGGGTTTGGTGTGGGTTGATCCTCGTTCGCTTAACGCGTACAAGAATTTTGGAGATATGGTGACTTTCGACTCGACATATCGGACTAATAGGTATGACATGCCTTTTATTCTAATTACGGGAGTGAATCACCACTACCAAAATATTTTGTTTGGATTTGCACTTATAAGGGACGAGAAAGAGACTACTTATAGATGGGTTTTGAAGACTTGGTTGGAAGCGGTCGATAACAAGCCACCTATTACCATTATTACGGATCAAGACATCGCTTTAAGTAATGCCATTTCTGAGGTTATGCCTAACACCAACCATACATATTGTACGTGGCATATTAGTAGCAAGTTTCCCGAGAAACTATCTACTTTGTATACTCAATACTCGGAGTTCAAGACGGATTTTAATGCATGTATCTACAAGTCATTGTCACCAACGGAATTTGAAGGTAGGTGGGAGGACTTGAAagagaaatatgatcttgaaaatCACAATTGGCTAAATGATATGTATGCAATTAGACGGCAATGGGTTTTTGCTTTCACGAAACAACATTTTGCCGCCGGTATGACTACCACCTCAAGGAGCGAGTCTATGAATTCATTTTTTGATGAGTATGTGAAAGCGTCGACCGGTTtgaaagaattcattgagaattCACAAAAAGCTTTGGACTCACAATATTTACGGGAGGTTCAAGCCGATTTTGACACCGAGTACAAGGAAAGGAGACTATTCTCTAACTCGTCAATGGAGATACATGCCTCCAAGATATACACAAAAGAGATGTTTAAGCGATTTCAAAAAGAGCTTCAAAAAAGTCAATCTTTTGTTGTGAAAAGCATGAAAGGTTGTGGAGATTATCTTTCAAAGATGTATTTGGTAGAAAAGTCCACCTTGCCGGAGATTAATAGAAGGAATTTTTTCTTGAAGATTTCCATCGACGGGAGTTATTCTTGTACATGTAAAAAATTTGAACATTCCGGGATGATTTGTAGACACATGATCCGTTACCTTAACAAGAAACAAAAGACGATGATACCACCAGATCTTGTAACAATGAGGTGGACAATAAACGGAAACAAAGTTGCGGGACCTCTACCGTGTACGCCTCGGATGCTTGGTAATGTTGTAGAATCTCAAACGGCaagatatagtggattgtgtaaAGCTTTCCAAG ATTACCCCCGCAATGAACCATTGCGGCatccgcaatga